Proteins encoded in a region of the Nitrospirota bacterium genome:
- a CDS encoding GYD domain-containing protein, producing MATYVVLSTLTDEGRKTLKNNPRRLTEVNKELEGMGVKVREQFCVLGPYDFVNIIEAPDNETVMRMSMELGSRGTVQLYTLPAIPIEEFLGKVK from the coding sequence ATGGCGACATACGTGGTTTTGAGCACTCTTACGGATGAGGGGCGGAAGACTCTGAAGAACAATCCCCGGAGGCTCACCGAGGTGAACAAGGAACTGGAGGGCATGGGTGTGAAGGTCAGGGAGCAGTTTTGCGTCCTCGGACCCTATGACTTCGTCAATATCATCGAGGCGCCGGACAACGAGACGGTGATGCGCATGTCCATGGAGCTGGGCTCGCGGGGGACCGTGCAGCTTTACACCCTTCCGGCCATACCCATCGAGGAGTTCCTGGGCAAGGTAAAATAG